The DNA sequence TACGGTGCCAACCCGGTCTATCCGCTGGCCAAGACGGTGGGCGGCGTGAACATGGATGCGCTCAGCGTCACCGGCCCGGCGAAGAACGTGATCGTGGTGGGCAAGGGCAAGTCGGCGCTTGATGGCTTCCTCGATCGCGCGTTGGCGAAACAGGGCCGCACCGCCACCGCCGAACCCACCCCGGAAAAGGGCTTTTACTACCGGTCCGACCATTTCATGCTGGCGAAGCAAGGCGTGCCGATGCTCTATTTCGACGGTGGCGACGATCTGGTCGAGGGTGGCAAGGACGCGGGCAAGGCGGCCGCGATGGACTATGAGAAGAACCGCTACCACGGGCCGAAGGACGAATATAATCCGGCGTGGAACTGGGCGGGGGTCGAACGCGATCTGGCGATTTACTACAGCGTCGGCCGCGCGCTGGCGATGACGGGCGACTGGCCGAACTGGGTGGAGGGCGACGAATTCCGCGCCATCCGCGACAAGAGCCGCGCCGGAGCGAAGTAAGCTGCCATGAAACCGACCCCACCCCCTGAATGGGCGAAGCACAAGGCCGTGTGGATCGGCTTCCCCAGCCATCCCGAATTATGGGAATCGCTGGGGGCCGCCCGTGCCGAGGTTGCCGCCTTTGCCCGTGCCGTCCATGCCGATGGCGCGGGCGAGCAAGTGTTGCTGGTCGCGGCGGATGAGGAAGCCGCCACCGCCGCGCGGCTGCTCGCCGGGGATTCGGCCAAAGTCGTCGTCGCCCCGTTCGGCGACATCTGGCTGCGCGACACCGGGGTTATTCTCGATAACAAGGGCGTCGGCCACGATTTCGCGTTCAACGGCTGGGGCGGGAAATATGAGTATGCCGGAGACGAGGAGATCGGCGCGCGTTTGGCGGACAAGCGCCGGATCGAGGTCGAACCGCATGACTGGGTGCTGGAGGGCGGCTCGCTCGACTGGGACGGCACCGGTCTGGTCGTCACCACCGAACAATGCCTGCTCAACCGCAACCGCAATCCCGGCCTGTCGATGCGCGAGGCGGAGGAGCGGCTGTACAGCGACCTCGGCTTCGACCGCGTGTTGTGGCTCGGCAACGGCCTGACGCACGACCACACCGACGGCCATGTCGACAATCTCGCCCGCTTCGTCGGCCCCAATCGGCTGGCGATCCCGGTGGCGGAGGAAAACGACCCCAACTGGCTGGTCTATCAGGACGCCAAACGCCGCGCCGAGGCGTTCGGAGTGGAGGTGGTGCCGATCCCCTCACCGGGCCGCGTGATCCATTCGGATGAGGTGGTCCCGGCAAGCTATATGAACTTCTACATCGGCAATGCGGTCGTGGTGGTGCCGGTCTACGGCCAGCCCAACGATCGCAAGGCGGTCGAGACGATCGGCGCGCTGTTCCCGGGGCGGCAGGCCGTGGGGCTGCGGGCGGACCATATCCTGACGGGCGGCGGGAGTTTCCACTGTATCTCGCAGCAGATTCCGAAGTAACTATCCTCTCGTCACCCCGGGCTTGACCCGGGGTCCCGCTTCTTTCCTCCGACGAATCAGGGCAGCCGACCTCGCTCAAGGCCGGGCGACGGATAAGGACGTCGGTTGCATGGCCTCAGCACAGTCTGGCGCACCGTGCGTGCCAACCCACTCCCAACCCCTCCCTTTTCGAGAGCGGCGAAGAAGAGTCGATGTTCGCAATTGCGTGGAAAGCTGACGAACGACGATCAGCAGGGGCCATGCCAGTATATGTAGCCAGTTTAGAGCCAATTCAAACGTCCGTAATTGGGAGAAAGCGGGCGTTACATCCACTGGGTAACGTCGCCCGTTGGCTTGTACGCTTCGAGGCTATGGGCAGCGCAGTCTCTTCAAAAACCGCCGCCCTCATCTCTTTCAGGCGGTCGTTCGCCACCA is a window from the Sphingomonas sp. LT1P40 genome containing:
- a CDS encoding agmatine deiminase family protein, whose amino-acid sequence is MKPTPPPEWAKHKAVWIGFPSHPELWESLGAARAEVAAFARAVHADGAGEQVLLVAADEEAATAARLLAGDSAKVVVAPFGDIWLRDTGVILDNKGVGHDFAFNGWGGKYEYAGDEEIGARLADKRRIEVEPHDWVLEGGSLDWDGTGLVVTTEQCLLNRNRNPGLSMREAEERLYSDLGFDRVLWLGNGLTHDHTDGHVDNLARFVGPNRLAIPVAEENDPNWLVYQDAKRRAEAFGVEVVPIPSPGRVIHSDEVVPASYMNFYIGNAVVVVPVYGQPNDRKAVETIGALFPGRQAVGLRADHILTGGGSFHCISQQIPK